One window from the genome of Metabacillus flavus encodes:
- a CDS encoding acyltransferase family protein: MKTRDSYFDNAKFLLIILVVFGHLIRSFIDNNEVMLHIYKFIYTFHMPAFILVSGYFAKGFRKKGYVGKIAKKLIVPYLIFQGIYSVYYYLIQKQDKIELNPLDPQWSLWFLLSLFFWNLMLFLFTKTNLKTALAFSFLLGIGIGYVDFANNFLSIGRTFVFFPLFLIGYYMKRDHFYKLTSVKGRTISILFLTFTFSMYFFLQFDFEWLFGSKPYSAFGQEIAASALIRSSFYVMTVASTLSFLAIVPQREAFFTSWGTRTFYVYLLHGFIINGIRSSPAVEWLDDYQSIAIYAAAAIIVTFLLSSNFVKTWTEPMIELRATSLKRKWKSLQQT, translated from the coding sequence TTGAAAACGAGAGACAGCTACTTTGATAATGCGAAATTTCTATTGATTATCCTTGTCGTGTTTGGCCATCTCATCCGTTCTTTTATTGACAATAATGAAGTGATGCTTCACATTTATAAATTTATTTACACGTTTCATATGCCAGCCTTTATCCTCGTTTCTGGCTATTTTGCGAAGGGATTCAGAAAAAAAGGCTATGTAGGGAAGATAGCAAAAAAACTGATTGTCCCCTATCTGATATTTCAGGGCATCTATTCCGTTTATTACTACCTGATTCAAAAGCAGGATAAAATCGAGCTCAATCCGCTTGATCCGCAATGGTCGCTATGGTTTCTGCTTAGCCTGTTCTTCTGGAATCTGATGCTATTCCTATTCACGAAGACAAATTTGAAAACGGCATTGGCTTTTTCTTTTTTGCTTGGGATCGGAATCGGATATGTTGATTTTGCGAATAACTTTTTAAGTATCGGCCGGACATTTGTATTTTTCCCGCTCTTCCTGATTGGATATTATATGAAGAGAGATCATTTTTACAAACTGACATCTGTTAAAGGAAGGACCATTTCTATTCTTTTCCTCACCTTTACTTTCAGCATGTATTTCTTTTTGCAGTTTGATTTTGAATGGCTTTTCGGCTCCAAGCCTTATTCAGCATTTGGCCAGGAGATTGCAGCAAGTGCCCTGATCCGATCAAGTTTTTACGTGATGACCGTGGCATCTACTTTAAGCTTTCTGGCTATTGTCCCTCAGCGGGAGGCATTTTTCACATCGTGGGGAACAAGAACCTTTTATGTTTACCTCCTGCACGGCTTCATTATTAATGGAATCCGCAGCAGTCCGGCCGTTGAGTGGCTCGATGATTACCAAAGCATTGCCATATACGCGGCGGCAGCAATCATTGTCACCTTCCTTCTGTCATCAAACTTCGTAAAAACCTGGACAGAGCCGATGATTGAGCTAAGGGCAACCAGTTTAAAAAGAAAATGGAAATCCCTGCAGCAAACGTAG
- a CDS encoding PAS domain S-box protein, whose translation MSQLIEEAHIAQLNSELDRLKKKNQHLQAELNKHQVIFDQALDAIIIFDQNMNFIDVNEAACSMFNERKEVLMKKSLYDYLAMFPNEEIKRQREQLSETGSLSEEIIIKLKNGQLKFIEFSAKRKAIGDFDLSIMRDVSSKKMLERERSINEKMFQDLFHRALDGIVIYDHHGRLVDANTSFCQSFELQKNQLSSYKLKDFIDKESHEKIEDTWSLLSKAGKAKGDLPVRLKSGTRKIFEFTATSNVLNGYYMSIMRDITEKRSMEAKLHKSEVRFREIFENAMDAIIIWDKKGRILKANRWATRIFELPMEGLLKSFITDFLDLTDPRYQSAFQLYMTTGSIRQELHFNMPNGQCKHLEFTSKANVFEGQHLTILRNVSDRNRMEKELRQSEEKFRKIFNGAMEGIILFDTHYDIMAANPVSAKIFGMSHEEIEQCNLYALLFSGESRQPSDFLAEYEKGEEGTEEILLKSKHGQTRILDISLKMNLNENMHLAILRDITERKELEDRLRKSDTLNVVGELAAGIAHEIRNPMTALKGFIQLLEGSVKDDFSMYFNVIKSELNRIESIITEFLVLAKPQAIHFEQNSIVKIMKDTMELLNAQAIFSNVQMELITEGEIPSIYCEPNQIKQVFINILKNAIEVMPGGGKVLAVLKMNGPDQLCISIRDEGNGIPEDKLKRLGEPFYTTKDRGTGLGLMVSYKIIEEHRGKVKVESQVGKGTTFCITLPAGNNEV comes from the coding sequence ATGAGTCAGCTAATAGAAGAGGCGCATATTGCTCAGCTTAATAGCGAACTGGACCGTCTTAAAAAGAAAAATCAGCATTTACAAGCGGAGCTTAACAAACACCAGGTTATTTTTGACCAAGCTTTGGATGCCATTATTATTTTTGACCAAAATATGAATTTCATAGATGTTAATGAAGCAGCGTGCAGCATGTTTAATGAACGGAAAGAAGTGCTGATGAAAAAATCACTGTATGATTATCTCGCCATGTTCCCTAATGAGGAGATTAAAAGGCAGCGGGAGCAGCTCTCAGAAACAGGTTCACTCAGTGAGGAGATTATTATTAAGCTTAAGAACGGGCAGCTGAAATTTATCGAGTTTTCCGCAAAAAGAAAAGCAATAGGGGATTTTGATTTATCCATCATGAGGGACGTTTCATCAAAAAAAATGCTGGAAAGAGAACGGTCTATTAACGAAAAAATGTTTCAGGATCTTTTTCACCGCGCTTTGGATGGAATTGTTATATATGATCACCATGGCCGGCTTGTGGATGCCAATACGTCTTTTTGCCAAAGCTTCGAGCTTCAAAAAAACCAGCTCTCTTCTTATAAACTTAAAGATTTTATTGACAAAGAGAGCCATGAAAAAATTGAAGATACGTGGTCCCTTCTTTCTAAAGCAGGAAAAGCAAAAGGGGATTTGCCAGTAAGGCTTAAGAGCGGCACCCGGAAAATCTTTGAATTTACAGCAACTTCTAATGTACTGAATGGATACTATATGTCAATTATGAGGGACATCACTGAAAAAAGAAGCATGGAGGCCAAGCTCCATAAAAGCGAGGTTCGCTTCCGTGAAATTTTTGAAAATGCAATGGATGCCATCATTATTTGGGACAAAAAAGGGAGAATTTTAAAGGCAAACCGGTGGGCAACACGTATTTTCGAACTGCCGATGGAAGGACTTCTCAAAAGCTTCATCACAGATTTTCTGGATTTAACCGATCCGCGCTATCAGTCTGCCTTTCAGCTATACATGACTACAGGTTCTATTCGTCAGGAACTTCATTTTAATATGCCAAATGGGCAATGCAAGCATTTGGAATTCACCTCCAAGGCGAATGTGTTTGAAGGACAGCACCTGACCATCCTTCGAAATGTTAGCGACCGGAACCGGATGGAAAAGGAATTAAGGCAGAGCGAGGAGAAATTCCGGAAAATTTTTAATGGAGCGATGGAGGGGATTATCCTGTTTGACACTCATTACGATATTATGGCTGCAAATCCTGTTTCGGCAAAAATTTTCGGAATGTCGCATGAAGAGATTGAACAGTGCAATCTTTATGCCCTGCTATTCTCCGGTGAAAGCAGGCAGCCTTCCGACTTTTTGGCAGAATATGAAAAGGGAGAAGAAGGTACAGAAGAGATCCTTCTTAAGTCTAAGCACGGTCAAACAAGAATATTGGATATCTCCTTAAAAATGAATTTAAATGAGAACATGCATCTGGCTATATTACGGGATATAACAGAAAGGAAAGAGCTAGAAGACCGTTTGCGGAAATCAGATACATTGAATGTGGTCGGTGAGCTTGCCGCAGGCATTGCCCATGAAATACGAAACCCGATGACAGCACTGAAAGGCTTTATCCAGCTTCTTGAAGGAAGCGTTAAAGATGACTTCAGCATGTATTTTAATGTCATTAAATCAGAACTAAACCGGATTGAATCCATCATTACAGAATTTCTCGTTCTTGCAAAACCTCAGGCCATTCATTTTGAACAAAACAGCATCGTTAAAATTATGAAGGATACCATGGAACTTCTAAATGCGCAGGCTATTTTTTCCAATGTCCAGATGGAGCTCATCACGGAAGGTGAGATTCCTTCAATCTATTGTGAGCCGAACCAAATCAAACAGGTGTTTATCAATATCTTAAAAAATGCTATTGAAGTGATGCCGGGCGGAGGGAAAGTATTGGCGGTACTCAAAATGAATGGACCGGACCAACTGTGTATTTCCATTAGGGACGAAGGAAACGGAATACCTGAAGATAAGCTTAAAAGGCTTGGAGAGCCTTTCTATACAACGAAGGACCGAGGTACCGGCCTGGGACTTATGGTAAGCTATAAAATAATAGAAGAACACCGCGGGAAAGTAAAAGTGGAAAGTCAGGTAGGGAAAGGGACGACCTTCTGCATTACGCTGCCCGCTGGAAATAATGAGGTGTAA
- a CDS encoding methylated-DNA--[protein]-cysteine S-methyltransferase, with product MKGFIQYDSPIGILTIVSDGESITEVLLPETELSALDAEPAEYCVLIEASKQLQEYFNGTRTHFQLPLFTEGTPFQMRVWDALRTIPFGESLSYAEIAEKAGSPKAVRAVGQANKANKLPILVPCHRVIGKNKSLTGYAGTKTDLKAVLLELEKVDFR from the coding sequence TTGAAAGGATTTATTCAATATGATTCCCCGATTGGCATTCTGACAATTGTTTCAGATGGGGAGTCCATTACAGAGGTTCTGCTTCCGGAAACGGAACTTTCTGCATTGGATGCAGAGCCTGCAGAATATTGTGTCTTAATTGAAGCCAGTAAACAGCTGCAGGAATATTTCAACGGAACTCGGACCCATTTTCAGCTTCCCTTATTTACAGAGGGAACACCTTTTCAAATGAGAGTTTGGGATGCGCTTCGGACGATTCCGTTTGGCGAATCGCTGAGCTATGCAGAAATTGCAGAAAAAGCCGGCAGCCCTAAAGCCGTCCGCGCTGTAGGCCAAGCCAACAAGGCCAATAAACTGCCGATTCTGGTTCCTTGTCACCGAGTTATTGGAAAAAATAAATCACTGACCGGCTATGCAGGAACGAAAACGGATTTAAAAGCCGTTCTGCTGGAATTGGAAAAGGTAGATTTCAGATAA
- a CDS encoding metalloregulator ArsR/SmtB family transcription factor, whose product MQLNRLVQFHKAMGDPTRLRIIAILSDGPKHGQALAGILGLTPPTITHHLTKLKEMNLVHQKREKNTIYYFLQDKVIEKHASDIVQLMQPKEGNGMKELTGEHMKVVHNYLTKDGKLKTIPSQRKRKLMVLFYIAKEFEPGRKYTEKEINEAIKVYHEDFATIRREFIVNGIMYRDNSIYELNPKELWAGIEGN is encoded by the coding sequence GTGCAGCTGAATCGATTAGTACAATTTCATAAAGCGATGGGCGACCCAACCAGGCTGAGGATCATTGCGATACTTTCCGATGGTCCTAAGCACGGTCAGGCACTGGCGGGCATACTCGGACTCACTCCTCCAACCATTACCCATCATCTGACCAAATTAAAAGAGATGAATCTTGTCCATCAAAAACGTGAAAAGAACACCATCTATTACTTCCTGCAGGATAAAGTTATTGAAAAGCATGCGAGCGATATCGTTCAGCTTATGCAGCCGAAAGAGGGGAATGGAATGAAGGAATTGACAGGGGAACACATGAAAGTCGTTCATAATTACTTAACGAAAGATGGAAAACTTAAAACCATTCCGTCCCAGCGCAAACGCAAACTAATGGTGCTCTTCTACATAGCAAAAGAATTCGAACCCGGCAGAAAGTACACAGAAAAGGAAATAAATGAAGCGATAAAAGTGTATCACGAAGACTTTGCTACCATCAGGAGGGAATTTATTGTGAATGGAATCATGTACCGCGACAACAGCATCTACGAATTAAACCCGAAGGAATTGTGGGCAGGAATAGAGGGGAATTGA
- the mtnA gene encoding S-methyl-5-thioribose-1-phosphate isomerase — MTQQHSFTIPRSVEWKETYISLLDQQKLPAVTEYIELNTIQEVWHAIQTLKVRGAPAIGITAAFGLALSASRYEETEIESFLSKLNEEKNYLAGSRPTAVNLAWALNRLTAACSQVKSVNEAKTNLIHEAIQIQVEDEETCRQIGQHALKLFNKNDRIMTICNAGSIATARYGTALAPFYLAQEQDFPLQVYACETRPVLQGARLTAWELMQAGIDVTLITDNMAAFTIQKKNISAIITGADRIARNGDTANKIGTYNLAILAKAFHIPFYIAAPLSTFDFSIDSGADIPIEERDSREITEIAGTLIAPEGIQVFNPAFDVTSANLISGIVTEKGVLTGDLKAGIEELFADKVR, encoded by the coding sequence ATGACACAACAGCATTCTTTCACAATCCCCCGTTCTGTTGAATGGAAGGAAACCTATATTTCATTGCTTGATCAGCAAAAGCTGCCTGCCGTTACCGAATATATTGAATTAAATACGATTCAAGAGGTATGGCATGCGATCCAAACTTTAAAGGTCAGAGGGGCACCGGCAATCGGCATTACTGCTGCATTCGGTCTTGCCCTGTCTGCATCCCGCTACGAGGAAACGGAAATTGAATCCTTTCTCTCCAAACTCAATGAGGAAAAAAACTATCTGGCTGGCTCCCGGCCAACGGCTGTGAACCTTGCCTGGGCACTCAACCGTTTAACTGCCGCCTGCAGCCAAGTAAAATCGGTCAATGAAGCCAAAACCAATCTGATCCACGAAGCCATCCAAATACAGGTGGAGGATGAGGAAACGTGCAGGCAAATCGGCCAGCATGCTCTGAAGCTCTTTAATAAAAACGACCGCATTATGACCATCTGCAACGCTGGATCCATTGCAACAGCCCGTTACGGGACCGCTCTTGCGCCATTTTATTTAGCGCAGGAACAGGATTTTCCTCTTCAGGTATATGCTTGTGAAACCCGCCCAGTCCTTCAGGGTGCACGGCTGACAGCATGGGAATTGATGCAGGCGGGAATCGATGTAACACTCATTACTGACAATATGGCTGCCTTCACGATTCAGAAGAAGAACATTTCCGCCATTATTACAGGGGCCGACCGCATCGCCCGCAATGGAGATACAGCCAATAAAATCGGCACATATAACCTGGCTATTTTAGCAAAGGCTTTTCATATTCCATTCTACATTGCAGCCCCTCTCTCCACATTCGACTTTAGCATCGATTCAGGAGCAGATATTCCGATTGAAGAACGAGATTCTAGAGAAATCACTGAGATTGCCGGCACACTAATTGCACCTGAAGGAATCCAGGTTTTTAACCCTGCATTTGATGTTACCTCTGCGAATCTTATATCAGGTATTGTTACAGAAAAAGGTGTACTTACCGGTGATTTAAAGGCTGGAATTGAGGAGCTGTTTGCGGATAAAGTCCGTTGA
- the mtnK gene encoding S-methyl-5-thioribose kinase, translating to MAIANSSLYEPLIESSAVALAVRLGLFEDNLVLNCEEIGDGNLNLVFHITEPKSGKGIILKQALPYAKVIGESWPLTLDRARIESSALVKQAELAPGLVPEVYYTDQTLAITVMEDLSHLQIARKALIERKDVPLLAEHIGKFMAHTLFYTSDFALKPHVKKQLVKQFTNPDLCKITEDFVFTDPFFDYESNDFEPELREAAETLWEDTHVKLEVAKLKRKFLTEAGALLHGDLHTGSIFVSETETKVIDPEFAFFGPIGFDPGQFIANLLLNALSREEQEQDFIFEAIEKAWNTFEEEFTAAWKKDSLERFSEVEGYLEHTLEQIFEDTIGFAGCEVIRRTIGLAHVADLDTIEPYSRRIESKIQALELGKKLIKQRRNITEPGQLKRFFRHAIAR from the coding sequence ATGGCAATCGCAAACTCATCACTTTACGAACCGCTTATCGAAAGCTCCGCTGTGGCACTCGCAGTCAGGCTTGGCCTATTTGAAGACAATCTTGTTCTAAACTGTGAGGAAATTGGTGACGGAAATTTAAATCTCGTTTTCCATATTACAGAACCTAAATCAGGCAAAGGCATTATTTTAAAGCAAGCCCTGCCCTATGCAAAAGTCATTGGAGAATCGTGGCCGCTTACATTGGACCGGGCTAGAATTGAAAGCAGCGCCCTTGTAAAACAGGCAGAGCTTGCTCCGGGATTGGTTCCTGAAGTTTATTACACCGACCAGACACTTGCCATTACTGTAATGGAGGATCTTTCACATTTGCAGATTGCAAGAAAAGCACTGATTGAAAGAAAAGATGTGCCGCTGCTAGCTGAACATATCGGGAAATTTATGGCTCATACCCTTTTTTACACAAGTGATTTCGCTTTGAAACCGCATGTTAAAAAACAGCTTGTTAAACAATTTACCAATCCGGATCTATGCAAAATTACCGAGGATTTTGTTTTTACGGATCCATTCTTCGACTATGAATCAAATGATTTTGAACCGGAGCTTCGGGAGGCTGCGGAAACGCTTTGGGAGGATACACACGTAAAGCTCGAAGTCGCTAAATTGAAAAGGAAATTTTTAACAGAAGCAGGAGCGCTTCTTCACGGAGATCTGCACACAGGCAGTATTTTTGTCAGTGAAACGGAAACAAAGGTGATTGATCCTGAATTTGCTTTCTTTGGACCGATTGGATTTGATCCGGGCCAATTTATCGCAAACCTGCTTCTCAACGCTCTATCTCGTGAAGAACAGGAACAGGACTTTATTTTTGAAGCAATTGAAAAAGCATGGAACACATTTGAAGAAGAATTTACAGCTGCATGGAAAAAGGACAGCTTAGAGCGTTTTTCTGAAGTGGAAGGCTACCTTGAGCATACGCTGGAACAAATTTTCGAAGATACGATCGGATTTGCAGGATGTGAAGTCATCCGCAGGACAATCGGGCTGGCCCACGTTGCAGATCTCGATACGATTGAGCCTTACAGCCGCAGAATTGAATCAAAAATCCAAGCGCTGGAATTAGGAAAAAAATTAATCAAACAGCGCCGCAACATCACGGAACCTGGCCAGCTAAAACGTTTTTTCCGGCATGCAATTGCCCGCTAA
- a CDS encoding carbon-nitrogen family hydrolase → MKHTICCIQIDIAFGDPAENKRRVSHAMEEAIKKEAPDFLILPELWNTGYDLTRLETIADEEGKDSKVFLSELAKKNSVNLIAGSIAKKSGHKVTNTMLIFDREGTLVHEYSKLHLFKLMNEHHYLTAGKESGLFTLDGLNCAGFICYDIRFPEWMREHASNGAEVLFVAAEWPLPRLQHWRSLLIARAIENQAFIVACNRSGSDPHNQFAGHSLVIDPWGNVIAEAGEGEEVLRAELDLSEIAAIRKQIPVFEDRRPEFYQSFVKRD, encoded by the coding sequence ATGAAACATACAATCTGCTGCATTCAAATTGATATCGCATTTGGCGATCCTGCAGAAAATAAAAGGCGCGTGTCTCATGCAATGGAAGAAGCGATCAAAAAAGAGGCGCCGGACTTTCTCATCCTGCCGGAATTATGGAACACCGGCTACGATCTGACAAGACTTGAAACAATTGCAGATGAAGAAGGCAAAGATTCAAAAGTTTTCCTTTCCGAGCTTGCAAAGAAAAACAGCGTCAATTTGATTGCTGGATCTATCGCAAAAAAATCCGGCCATAAGGTCACCAATACCATGCTCATCTTTGATCGTGAAGGAACCCTGGTTCACGAGTACAGCAAGCTGCACTTATTTAAGCTGATGAATGAACATCATTACCTGACAGCCGGAAAAGAAAGCGGACTATTTACGTTAGACGGCTTAAACTGTGCAGGGTTTATCTGCTATGACATCCGTTTTCCGGAATGGATGCGCGAACATGCCTCAAATGGTGCAGAGGTGCTCTTTGTTGCTGCAGAGTGGCCACTTCCCCGCCTTCAGCACTGGAGATCCCTTCTTATAGCGAGAGCCATTGAAAATCAGGCATTTATTGTTGCCTGCAACCGCTCTGGATCTGATCCTCACAATCAGTTTGCCGGTCATTCACTCGTCATTGACCCATGGGGGAATGTAATTGCTGAAGCTGGGGAAGGTGAAGAAGTGTTAAGGGCGGAACTGGATCTCAGTGAAATTGCGGCGATTCGAAAACAAATTCCCGTTTTTGAGGACCGGCGTCCGGAATTTTATCAATCTTTTGTAAAAAGGGATTGA